One Verrucomicrobiota bacterium DNA segment encodes these proteins:
- a CDS encoding NADH-quinone oxidoreductase subunit I, which produces MAIKKIERKPLTLAEKTYLPQIASGLKITFQNMFRPTITLQYPEERPEIPENYRGVPTLVKDPNGREKCVSCQLCEFVCPPKAIRITPGEIDEESENAHVEKGPQEFEINMLRCIYCGLCQEVCPEEAIWLQDTFSVSGYTREELIYQKDKLYELGGTLPDTHYKWDKKKDAEETGNPH; this is translated from the coding sequence ATGGCTATTAAAAAAATAGAAAGAAAACCACTGACCCTCGCGGAGAAGACCTACCTTCCGCAAATCGCTTCTGGGTTAAAGATTACTTTCCAGAACATGTTTCGCCCGACCATCACCTTGCAGTATCCAGAGGAACGGCCGGAAATTCCTGAAAACTACCGTGGTGTTCCAACCTTGGTGAAAGATCCCAATGGTCGCGAAAAATGCGTGTCCTGCCAGCTTTGCGAATTTGTCTGCCCACCCAAAGCCATCCGGATTACTCCGGGTGAAATTGATGAGGAAAGCGAAAACGCACACGTGGAAAAAGGTCCTCAGGAATTTGAGATTAATATGCTCCGCTGCATCTACTGCGGTCTCTGCCAGGAAGTTTGTCCGGAGGAAGCCATTTGGCTTCAGGATACTTTTTCCGTTTCGGGCTACACCCGTGAGGAACTCATTTACCAAAAAGATAAACTTTACGAACTTGGCGGAACCTTGCCTGACACCCATTACAAGTGGGATAAGAAAAAGGACGCGGAGGAAACCGGTAACCCGCATTAA
- a CDS encoding NADH-quinone oxidoreductase subunit M: protein MNNYSILLLSTILVPLVIAIILLGFGKLPKSVTQFLATLGFCFPALGALILWVNFVPTDASGYDYLMTLPTGLEALGITLKLGLNGISVPLFFLAGIVGLAAGIYAMQSGAERLQQYLMLILFMQAGLMGVFASVDIFFFYFFHELALIPTFICIGVWGGRDRHSAAMEMTIYLTLGAMLSLLGLLAIYFQSGAESFDIISLKAAVLASPIDGGAQTIIFGLLLFGFGILVSLFPFHSWAPRGYASAPTSVAMLHAGVLKKFGLYGFIQVALPLVPLGANHWSMVLAWLALGSVLIIGLITIAQRDLKEMVGFSSVMHMGYCFLGIACMSVLGSAGVIITMVAHGLTVALLFLLGHVVYKRTETYDMHDMGGLVKHAPALAALFSAAVFASIGLPGPGLLNFFGEFTVFTALWEFSRPITAIAVLGVIISAVYGLRAIGRIFFGSPSEVFEKHLKENSIKDISTAEKIPTLLLLITLVVIGLFPRMMTDNMNTSLEDNFLSINSELKQLAIEEPAKSALELAQSIEPSAK from the coding sequence ATGAACAATTATTCCATACTTCTTCTCAGCACCATCCTGGTTCCTTTGGTAATTGCTATCATTTTACTTGGCTTTGGAAAATTGCCGAAGAGCGTAACGCAATTTCTGGCAACGCTTGGGTTTTGTTTCCCTGCCCTGGGTGCTTTGATTCTTTGGGTGAATTTTGTTCCAACTGATGCCTCCGGTTACGATTACCTGATGACCTTGCCGACCGGACTTGAAGCCTTGGGCATTACATTGAAACTCGGATTAAATGGGATTTCCGTTCCTTTGTTTTTCCTGGCTGGAATCGTTGGCCTGGCTGCTGGAATTTATGCGATGCAGAGTGGAGCTGAACGCCTGCAACAGTACCTGATGTTGATTCTTTTCATGCAGGCTGGATTGATGGGCGTTTTTGCTTCGGTTGATATTTTCTTTTTCTACTTTTTCCACGAGCTTGCTTTGATACCTACCTTTATTTGTATCGGAGTATGGGGTGGAAGGGATCGTCACTCTGCTGCGATGGAGATGACGATATATCTGACTTTGGGAGCTATGCTTTCCTTGCTCGGCTTGCTCGCGATTTATTTTCAAAGCGGAGCTGAGTCTTTTGACATTATCTCGCTCAAAGCTGCGGTGCTGGCTTCGCCCATCGACGGTGGAGCGCAGACAATAATTTTCGGACTGCTACTCTTTGGATTCGGAATTCTTGTTTCCTTGTTCCCCTTTCATTCCTGGGCACCCCGTGGATACGCATCGGCACCTACCTCTGTGGCCATGTTACATGCGGGAGTCTTAAAGAAATTTGGACTGTATGGATTTATCCAGGTGGCATTACCACTCGTTCCATTGGGAGCAAATCACTGGAGCATGGTCCTTGCCTGGCTGGCACTTGGAAGTGTTTTGATTATCGGCCTAATCACTATCGCTCAACGAGACCTGAAGGAAATGGTTGGATTCAGCTCGGTTATGCACATGGGCTATTGTTTCCTGGGAATTGCCTGTATGTCTGTTCTCGGATCTGCGGGCGTAATCATTACCATGGTTGCTCATGGATTAACCGTGGCGTTGCTGTTCCTACTCGGGCATGTTGTGTATAAACGAACGGAGACCTACGACATGCACGACATGGGTGGTTTGGTAAAACATGCACCGGCTTTGGCAGCACTATTTTCAGCCGCTGTTTTCGCGAGTATCGGTCTGCCAGGACCCGGACTTTTGAATTTCTTTGGGGAGTTTACCGTATTCACGGCGCTTTGGGAATTCAGTAGACCGATCACTGCCATTGCCGTTTTGGGTGTGATTATTTCAGCGGTTTATGGACTGCGCGCGATTGGTCGCATCTTCTTTGGCTCACCTTCTGAAGTGTTTGAAAAGCATCTTAAGGAAAATTCGATCAAGGATATTTCCACGGCTGAAAAAATTCCTACTTTACTATTACTTATAACACTTGTGGTTATCGGTCTTTTTCCGCGGATGATGACGGACAACATGAACACCAGCCTTGAGGATAATTTTTTATCCATCAATTCGGAGTTGAAACAACTGGCCATCGAAGAGCCTGCGAAGTCTGCGTTGGAATTGGCGCAATCTATCGAACCCTCGGCCAAATAG
- the nuoL gene encoding NADH-quinone oxidoreductase subunit L translates to MDSALIYKLLFLLPLVTAGMIACLMRKKHTLAAVFSVISATVFSGLGLYLIFASERTAWSVSWLSLGGSEGRAFDLNFGVLFNDLSALMLLVLIIVGLLVQVFSLGYMKEDPSKARFFAGLSIFMFSMLGIVLADNLVMIFIFWELVGFSSYVLINHYFDKPAAVAASKKAFIVNRVGDFGFLLGIVFVYWQFGTFNLVELEAKAALSPGLLSTGMGLLLFCGVLGKSAQMPLHVWLPDAMEGPTPISALIHAATMVAAGIYFTARVYFLMTDEVLNVVMWIGTITALFAAIVAFGQNDIKKVLAFSTLSQLGYMVAALGLGRYAESTGHGVEAGLAVGAAVAMFHLTTHAFFKALLFLNSGSIIHACHHEQNIYKMGGLSGKMKLTFATFTIGVLAIGGFPFLAGFFSKDTILHLAHSASAHGGSSVPFYILLGTAALTGLYMGRLFVVTFFGKARSDHAAHAKESGPAMVIPLVILAVLSVIGGYTGIYGHSFDGVFHSIHMAEGSFKTLMIITGTLFSVGGIILAWLIWSPNKETDTLESGAPVLFKALGKRLYFDAVYDWYVEKVQDRVSLILSFLDQLFISGLMVRGTAGIVGLFGIISRSMHTGNLGGYAYWFAIGVLVLGAIAFGTITF, encoded by the coding sequence ATGGACTCAGCGCTCATTTATAAACTTTTGTTCCTGTTGCCTCTGGTAACAGCTGGTATGATTGCCTGCTTGATGAGAAAGAAGCACACGCTGGCAGCTGTGTTTTCCGTGATTTCCGCAACCGTATTCTCTGGACTCGGACTCTACTTGATTTTTGCTTCGGAACGGACGGCCTGGTCTGTGTCCTGGTTATCACTCGGTGGTTCGGAAGGTCGCGCGTTCGACTTGAACTTTGGAGTGTTATTCAACGACTTGTCGGCATTGATGCTTTTGGTTCTGATCATTGTCGGTCTTCTGGTTCAGGTATTCAGTCTCGGATATATGAAGGAGGACCCGAGCAAGGCACGTTTCTTTGCTGGTTTATCCATCTTCATGTTTTCCATGTTGGGAATCGTGCTGGCTGATAACCTGGTTATGATTTTTATCTTTTGGGAGCTGGTTGGATTTAGCTCTTACGTGTTGATCAATCACTATTTTGATAAGCCGGCGGCGGTGGCGGCTTCCAAGAAAGCGTTTATCGTTAATCGGGTAGGGGACTTCGGTTTTCTCTTGGGGATTGTGTTTGTATACTGGCAGTTCGGCACCTTCAACCTGGTTGAGCTCGAAGCCAAAGCAGCGTTGAGTCCGGGTCTGCTTTCAACCGGAATGGGGCTGTTACTTTTTTGCGGCGTCTTGGGCAAATCCGCACAAATGCCTTTGCATGTGTGGTTGCCCGATGCGATGGAAGGTCCGACACCGATCTCTGCTCTGATCCACGCCGCAACGATGGTAGCGGCAGGTATCTATTTTACCGCTCGCGTCTATTTCCTGATGACGGACGAAGTCTTGAATGTGGTGATGTGGATCGGAACCATTACTGCCCTCTTCGCCGCCATCGTCGCTTTTGGACAGAACGATATCAAGAAAGTGCTGGCGTTTTCGACTCTCTCACAGCTCGGCTATATGGTGGCTGCACTTGGATTAGGCCGATACGCGGAGTCGACCGGACACGGCGTCGAAGCAGGTTTAGCAGTTGGGGCGGCCGTCGCCATGTTTCACCTGACGACGCACGCATTTTTTAAGGCCTTACTCTTTCTCAACTCAGGATCAATCATCCACGCCTGCCACCATGAGCAGAATATTTATAAAATGGGTGGATTATCGGGAAAAATGAAACTTACCTTTGCGACTTTTACGATAGGTGTATTGGCGATTGGTGGATTTCCATTCCTCGCCGGATTCTTTAGTAAGGATACTATTCTACATCTGGCGCATTCAGCCTCGGCACATGGAGGCAGTTCAGTTCCTTTTTATATTCTTTTGGGAACTGCAGCTCTTACCGGTCTCTACATGGGGCGATTGTTCGTGGTTACGTTTTTCGGAAAAGCCCGCTCGGATCATGCGGCCCATGCGAAGGAAAGCGGGCCTGCCATGGTCATTCCGTTAGTGATTCTCGCTGTGCTGTCTGTGATCGGTGGGTACACAGGGATTTATGGTCATAGTTTCGATGGAGTGTTTCATTCCATCCATATGGCGGAAGGATCGTTTAAGACCTTGATGATAATAACGGGGACACTTTTCTCAGTCGGAGGAATCATTCTGGCCTGGTTGATTTGGAGTCCGAATAAAGAAACAGATACCCTGGAGTCAGGCGCGCCGGTCTTGTTTAAAGCGTTGGGCAAACGATTATACTTTGATGCCGTTTACGATTGGTATGTTGAAAAAGTTCAGGATCGCGTCTCTTTGATTCTGAGTTTTCTGGATCAACTGTTTATTTCCGGACTCATGGTTCGGGGCACCGCAGGAATTGTAGGTTTGTTTGGAATCATTTCACGATCGATGCATACAGGTAATCTGGGGGGCTATGCTTACTGGTTCGCCATTGGCGTGTTGGTGCTGGGCGCCATCGCATTTGGAACCATAACATTCTAG
- a CDS encoding 2Fe-2S iron-sulfur cluster-binding protein, producing the protein MSEGQKDDGLISVFIDDEEVRCKPGTNLVDLVASVGQEIPHYCYHPKLSVSGNCRMCLIEMGMPGRDRATGDPLLNEDGTPQIMFFPNPAIACGTKASPGMHVRTKSEMVKKCREGVMEFLLINHPLDCPICDQAGECRLQEFATDYGKGYSRFIEQKVVKPKRTVLGPRVMLDDERCVLCSRCIRFSQEVAKDDVLGFVDRGSYSTLTCYPGKQLENNYSLNTVDICPVGALTSRDFRFKMRVWFLKETPSICTESSVGVNTLVASREGKIYRITPRRNDEVNDTWMSDSGRVLYKEVEAANRLTEAGTVQQVQALLESEKLAFVGSGKSSVEELYLFNRLSRATKSVANFIVGRTQEGDDLLISTDANPNTRGALSVGFIESLPETALNELGSKIDTGEVDTVVVYNEDFTVAGISSEQLAKVKVIYFGTHSNATAEVAEVVLPTLSVFEKQGTFINQQFRLQKFLEAVPGPTGVVNDLVSLSQLLNHIEPDTGALDSVNKIWAELSKEVSMFNDLSFGTLSPEGLQLDGSAFAHLKFSEGKTLHYSPAAETVEAEA; encoded by the coding sequence TGTAGCAAGCGTTGGCCAGGAGATTCCGCACTACTGTTACCACCCGAAGCTAAGCGTTTCCGGAAATTGCCGGATGTGTCTGATTGAAATGGGTATGCCGGGCCGGGATCGCGCAACGGGTGACCCATTACTCAATGAGGATGGGACGCCGCAGATCATGTTTTTCCCGAATCCGGCAATCGCTTGCGGCACCAAAGCCAGTCCTGGAATGCATGTGCGTACCAAGTCGGAAATGGTGAAGAAGTGCCGTGAAGGTGTGATGGAGTTTCTGCTCATCAACCACCCGTTGGATTGCCCTATTTGTGACCAGGCCGGAGAATGTCGTCTGCAGGAATTTGCAACCGATTATGGCAAAGGTTACAGCCGTTTTATTGAACAGAAAGTTGTTAAGCCGAAACGCACGGTTTTAGGACCACGTGTGATGTTGGATGACGAGCGTTGTGTGCTTTGTTCACGTTGTATTCGTTTTTCACAGGAAGTGGCCAAAGACGATGTTCTGGGATTTGTGGACCGTGGCAGTTATTCAACGCTTACCTGTTATCCCGGAAAACAACTGGAAAATAATTATTCTTTGAACACCGTGGATATTTGTCCGGTGGGTGCGCTGACCAGTCGGGACTTCCGTTTCAAAATGCGGGTATGGTTCCTGAAGGAAACTCCCAGTATTTGCACCGAAAGCAGTGTGGGTGTTAATACCCTGGTCGCGAGTCGCGAAGGAAAGATTTATCGAATCACGCCGCGTCGTAATGACGAAGTAAACGACACCTGGATGTCAGACAGTGGACGTGTTCTTTATAAAGAAGTCGAAGCTGCGAATCGCCTGACTGAGGCGGGCACTGTTCAGCAAGTCCAGGCCTTACTCGAAAGTGAAAAACTGGCGTTTGTTGGTTCCGGTAAATCCAGTGTAGAAGAGCTGTATTTATTTAACCGACTCAGTCGCGCAACCAAGAGCGTTGCCAATTTTATTGTTGGTCGCACCCAGGAAGGCGATGATCTGTTGATTTCCACTGACGCGAACCCCAATACACGTGGTGCATTGAGCGTAGGGTTTATTGAATCCCTACCGGAAACAGCACTGAACGAACTGGGTTCAAAGATCGATACCGGGGAAGTGGATACAGTAGTTGTCTACAACGAAGATTTTACGGTAGCAGGGATCAGCAGCGAGCAATTGGCCAAAGTGAAAGTGATCTATTTTGGTACGCATTCCAATGCCACTGCTGAGGTAGCCGAAGTTGTGCTTCCGACTTTAAGCGTATTTGAAAAACAAGGCACTTTTATCAATCAGCAGTTTCGTTTACAAAAATTCCTCGAGGCAGTTCCTGGACCTACAGGTGTGGTGAATGATCTGGTTTCGCTTTCTCAATTGTTAAATCACATTGAACCTGACACGGGCGCTTTGGATTCTGTAAACAAGATCTGGGCGGAACTTTCCAAGGAAGTGAGCATGTTTAACGACCTGTCGTTTGGAACGCTTTCTCCAGAAGGTCTTCAATTGGATGGCTCCGCTTTTGCTCATCTGAAATTCAGTGAAGGCAAAACGCTTCACTACTCACCTGCAGCCGAAACCGTGGAGGCAGAAGCTTAA
- a CDS encoding NADH-quinone oxidoreductase subunit J: protein MVDFLFYLFALITLLGAASVVFSNNPVNAAMLLIVSFVGTASLFILLGAYFLAAVQLAVYAGAVIVLFLFIIMLLNVDAATKVRPNYITIAAGAIAGLLMILGVLKLFKRGDNFTMATLGEVEPVGATTRLFGEELFTTYMLPFQVAGILLLIAMLGVIFISKRTAAARKGTV, encoded by the coding sequence ATGGTTGATTTCTTATTTTACCTATTTGCTTTGATTACGCTTCTTGGCGCTGCCTCGGTTGTTTTCAGTAACAACCCGGTAAATGCAGCCATGTTGTTGATCGTGTCCTTTGTGGGAACCGCTTCTCTATTTATTTTGTTGGGGGCCTATTTTCTGGCTGCGGTTCAGCTGGCCGTTTACGCCGGTGCGGTGATCGTGCTGTTCCTGTTTATCATCATGCTTCTGAATGTGGATGCTGCGACAAAGGTAAGGCCAAATTATATAACCATCGCAGCCGGAGCGATAGCCGGACTCCTTATGATACTTGGCGTGCTCAAGCTTTTCAAACGGGGCGACAATTTTACCATGGCTACTCTCGGTGAAGTTGAGCCCGTCGGCGCCACTACCAGACTGTTCGGTGAAGAACTATTCACTACCTACATGCTGCCTTTCCAGGTGGCGGGCATTCTTCTCCTTATCGCCATGTTGGGTGTCATCTTTATTAGTAAGCGCACCGCGGCAGCCAGAAAGGGAACGGTATGA
- a CDS encoding NADH-quinone oxidoreductase subunit H, with the protein MDLIDIIWVIVKAVIMAVGLLSISNLAVLGERKVSSWIQGRVGPNRTSIPIIGAIPIIGPLLTGLGLFQPVADGLKLLLKEDPVPDHVNKFYFFLAPVAAMIPAITTVAVLPIGQIMTDGIAVPLVLADLDIGILFVFAVSSLGVYGMILAGWASNSKYPFLGGIRSSAQMISYELSMGLSILPVFMWANAPGVDSGLSLFAVVQNQEHYWGIIFMPASALLFLVSLFAETNRLPFDMPESESELVAGFNTEYGSFKFGLFFAAEYAHIIVGSGIFAVLFLGGWHWLPGFPMAIEGWLGAVLSVGIFLGKTFFMVFFFMWIRWTLPRFRYDQVMKLGWTMMLPLAVINLILYALIFAFMDSPK; encoded by the coding sequence ATGGATCTGATCGATATCATCTGGGTAATTGTGAAGGCAGTCATTATGGCGGTCGGATTGCTGTCCATCAGCAACCTGGCGGTGCTTGGTGAACGTAAAGTTTCCAGCTGGATTCAGGGTCGGGTTGGACCTAATCGCACCTCGATTCCCATCATTGGGGCGATCCCGATTATCGGACCGCTGTTGACGGGGCTTGGATTATTTCAACCCGTGGCCGATGGATTAAAACTGTTGCTTAAGGAAGATCCCGTTCCGGATCATGTAAACAAGTTCTACTTTTTTCTCGCTCCAGTCGCGGCAATGATCCCGGCCATTACAACTGTGGCTGTCCTGCCGATTGGGCAAATCATGACCGATGGAATAGCTGTTCCGTTAGTCCTGGCGGATCTGGATATTGGTATTCTGTTCGTTTTTGCGGTTTCCTCGCTTGGAGTCTACGGCATGATTCTGGCCGGTTGGGCGTCAAACAGTAAATATCCTTTTCTTGGTGGTATTCGTTCGTCTGCTCAGATGATCTCCTACGAATTGTCGATGGGGCTTTCCATTCTGCCAGTATTCATGTGGGCAAATGCACCTGGAGTGGATAGTGGGCTGAGTCTGTTTGCTGTTGTTCAAAACCAGGAACACTACTGGGGAATTATCTTCATGCCAGCATCGGCTTTGTTATTCCTTGTTTCATTATTCGCAGAAACCAATCGCCTGCCATTTGATATGCCGGAATCGGAGTCCGAGCTGGTGGCGGGATTCAATACCGAGTACGGCAGCTTCAAATTTGGATTATTTTTTGCGGCCGAGTACGCTCACATAATTGTAGGTTCCGGGATTTTCGCGGTTCTGTTTCTCGGAGGCTGGCATTGGTTGCCTGGCTTCCCAATGGCTATCGAAGGATGGTTGGGCGCGGTGCTATCTGTTGGCATCTTCCTGGGTAAGACATTCTTCATGGTATTTTTCTTTATGTGGATTCGCTGGACCCTTCCACGCTTCCGTTATGACCAGGTTATGAAACTTGGTTGGACCATGATGTTGCCTCTGGCGGTAATTAACCTGATTCTGTACGCGCTTATTTTCGCGTTCATGGATTCACCAAAATAG
- the nuoK gene encoding NADH-quinone oxidoreductase subunit NuoK, whose protein sequence is MTIGLNEFLVVSGILFTIGFVGILVRRNTLIIFMCLEMMLNGVNLALVSFSRYNGSMDGNLLVFFIITVAAAEVAVGLAIIVALFRKRQTVYVQELNALKN, encoded by the coding sequence ATGACAATCGGCCTTAATGAATTTTTAGTGGTGAGTGGTATTTTGTTCACGATCGGATTTGTAGGAATTCTGGTGAGGCGCAACACGCTTATCATCTTCATGTGTTTGGAAATGATGCTCAATGGCGTAAACCTGGCTTTGGTTTCATTCTCACGTTACAACGGTTCCATGGACGGCAATCTCCTGGTCTTTTTTATCATCACAGTTGCTGCGGCTGAAGTGGCGGTTGGACTGGCCATTATTGTAGCGCTATTCCGTAAACGACAAACCGTTTATGTTCAGGAACTCAATGCGTTAAAGAACTAG